The Melospiza melodia melodia isolate bMelMel2 chromosome 7, bMelMel2.pri, whole genome shotgun sequence genome has a segment encoding these proteins:
- the LOC134420468 gene encoding olfactory receptor 14J1-like, whose protein sequence is MCYDRYVSICKPLHYGTLLGSRACAHMAAAAWASAFLNALLHTANTFSLPLCHGNVLGQFFCEIPQILKLSCSKSYLREFGLLAVSACLSFGCFVFIVFSYVQIFRAVLRIPSEQGRHKAFSTCLPHLAVVSLFYSTGTFAYLKPPSISSPSLDLALLVLYSVVPPALNPLIY, encoded by the coding sequence atgtgctacgaccgctatgtgtccatctgcaaacccctgcactacgggaccctcctgggcagcagagcttgtgcccacatggcagcagctgcctgggccagtgcctttctcaatgctttgctgcacacagccaatacattttccctgcccctgtgccatggcaatgtcctgggccagttcttctgtgaaatccctcagatcctcaaactctcctgctccaaatcctaccttagggaatttgggctgcttgctgttagtgcctgtttatcatttggttgttttgtgttcattgttttctcctatgtgcagatcttcagggctgtgctgaggatcccctctgagcagggacggcacaaagccttttccacctgcctccctcacctggccgtggtctctcttttctatagcactggcacatttgcctacctgaagcccccctccatctcctccccatccctggatctggccctgttagttctgtactcagtggtgcctccagccctgaaccccctcatctac